From the genome of Pochonia chlamydosporia 170 chromosome Unknown PCv3seq00016, whole genome shotgun sequence:
ACTTCTTTGGCTAATAGCAGCTAGACCAACCACGGCACTCAGAAATGGAGTCGATATCGTTCTTTTAGATTTGAAAATGTGCCGCGACGCAAGTTCCTGACCTGGAATGTTAGAACTACAGGCCATGTCCGATTCATTGTAATTCGGGTCGCTGTGTCGAGCTACCAGTTTGCCGCTAGATTGAACTTTTCTCGGTTAAAAAGCGTGGCTGTCTTTTTTCGGATATCATCCGAGCCAAGCCACTGCTTGTTGCGTCGAATATCTTTATACTAACGGGAGTTTAATACCTGGCAGGGTCTCTGTGCTGCTAGACTAGATGGTATAAACCCGCGTCGGATGAGTTCCGTGAGCAATCTGATGAGTAGGTAGATTTGGGTAAATGTTACATTTTCACTCGGCTGTACTGTATGTTGTTGTTACATTGTGTTTAATATTCATTATGCCGTCGAGGCTTAGGGTGAACAACCAGCCTTCAGGTGCCGGCACCATAGGGGTTGGTAGGAATGGATGTTTATAGCATATTGAATTATAATAAGAACGGGCAGCTTTCGGCTGATGACTCTCTTGACGTTTGGACCTGGTTTGCCGGCGACCTCTCGGCCTGTGATGCCTCCGCATGACTTCGTCCAGCCGCTCCGCCACGGACTCGTCGACGCTTGTTTCCTCGCGACGATTGCGACGCATGTGACTGTagctcgtcaagctcgaattgagagcGGTCACGGCGAAGGCTCGCGTTCAACCGGCGCGTTCCTCGGCCCGCATTCTGACTAGGCTGTCGGCTCAGACCACGGCCTCGCGCTGAATGCCTGCCTTGACTCCGTTGTGCAGGCTCGGtttcggcatcgtcatcgtccgtATCATCGGCGTCACTTCCTGGCTTGGAGGTGTAATCCGCGATCTTGAGGTATCGCGggaccttgagcttcttgttgtcggcaTTCAGGCGCGGCCTGCCTCGTGCGCTTCTAACACTAGCCGGGTCGCGAATTTCAAGTAGCTTATCCTCGGCGTTCTAGCAGGCTGTTAATACTCAAGTCTTGTGACAGTGGCAAGCTGACATACCAACGGCTTCTCGAGCCACCAACGCATAGCAATCTGGCTCCGTCTCAGAGGCGTGCCGCTCATCAGGCAATCAAGAATGCGATGGCTGCATGGGAGGCCGTATTGGTGCTCGAAGTTGCCCGTGCAAGCGCGTAGCGGTTTGGGCTTGCGCTGATCAGgcagggcggcgagggcaaagCGATACTGCTTGGCAATAAGGTCAATGGCCTGATATGTGATCTGGAGGTTAAGCTTGCCGAGCCATGCCTGCTTGAGGTACTGATCACGCTGACGCTGAATCTGTCTCGCGGCCTCTTGGCGATAGGACCGGGACTTCTTATCAATCATCGTGACAAGGGCTTGGTGGAGGTAAAGGAGGTCTCCCGTGCCCGTCACAAGGTGAGACTTGACGTCTGCATGGGCGGTCTCGGTGGGGCTATTGACCCTTTGACCGAAGTTCCGATAGCGGTCAATGTAGCATTTCACCCACTGCTTGCGCCACGGCATATATTCCTTTTGGATATATCGCAGGATGTGCCGTTGCTGCCTGCCGAAAGTTTCGACAAAGGACTTCCACGAGTCTTTAAACGTATCGTGATCAACGGCATAGACCACGGTTTGGAAGGCTTTGAACATCCCCTCACGGCTGTAGTCATCAGAGGGGTTCGCAAGCCCgtcctctgcctcgtcttgcaCACGGCCCCTGGCGGTGACATCAAGATCTAGCactggctggagctgcttggcgGGTTTGTCGCTTGGATGAGCGGAAAGGGCGTTTACGTCATTATCAGACTCAACACTAGCATCGCCGTCATTGTCGCCCTCGGTGTCCTTCCAGCGGGCGTTAATTTTAGCTCGGacgttggccaagatgtgaTATACGCATAGCTGCTGTTGGGCGCCTGGAAAGGTGTTCGAGAGGGCTGTGCGGAGAGCCTGTTCCTTGTCGGTGATTATAACCTCTGGCGTGTCTGCCCCAATGTCGATGCGAAGCTCGTCAAGTCGGTCACATAACCACTGGAAGTGGTGCTCTTTTTTTCGCCGTTTATAAGGCCGAATGCGAAGTTGGCCAGGGACTTCTGATCCGTCACCCCGGTGGCTTGAAATAGATGTAACCCAAAGCGGTTGGTCTTGTACGTGTTGTCCAAACCGAGCACCTCCggaaacttcttccacattgtGCGGCACCAGTCGTACGTCCAAAAGACGGCACAGACGcggtcatcttcgtcgcgCAAGGTTCTGACTAATACCCccgctctcaagctccttgacgaaggctTGGGTAGCTGTAAGGCCGTTAAGTCGCTCgcgtttgatggcttgacggTCATTGTAGATATCTCGTGTGCGGAAATAATGATAGCCTGGGCTGTCGGCTTTTTCTAACAATGCTAACCATCTCGCGGGCCCTAATGCCATTCTCGTTGGCTAGCTCTCGCTCCTTTTGTCGCTGAGCAACCGTGCGGCGGCGATAGACAATGTGCGCCGATGGATCAAGGGACTGTCCGTGGTTATGCTGGCCATGAACTACCGTATACGTCCACTTCTTGTTAGACGAAttggtggccttggccgtgacTTTGACGGGACAATCAAGCTTctgtgatgacggcttcctgaGACCCGAGCTTTGTGACGTCCGTCGCGGGCCGCGGTCGCACTTGAAGACGATgtagcttggctggatgatACCCCCGATGTCCCgccttgaggagctggaggcttTCACTATTGCGGCCCCATTAGAAAGATGGAAGTTGCGGAGGAAGGCACAGAGGCCATCGTAGGTGTCAAagagtggcgatggtggCAGTTGTGGGATCGTAGCCCCAGTGTagtcatcgtctgttgggtcgtccggcggcagcagctgcgGTGGCTGTACCGGTAGTGGTCCGGCCTGGCGAGGGACTTAGtgcgttgagaaggcggcatatgtccatcttgacaggcGTGGTGAAATCATGCATCAGTGGACGTCACGATTGTGTGGTGGGGATGACGGCTTTTATTTATGCGTAGAGAGAGATTGACGATCCTCGATTTAGCTGTTTACCTTTTCCTCATTCGGTTGCATTGGAATTGACTGTCGCAGGCTGATCGCACAGGATTGGGCTATGGTGGCCAGCGCGGGGTGggtgagtcaaaagtgagacacatatctgtgcaaatagagatttgtatctgtgcgaatagCACTGCTCTTAAACAATGttcacaaagtgagacattcattaaacaGGCAGGTCACGGATTCCCTCACAAACACCAGCTCATCACGGTCGACACGTCAAGCTCGCGACGAGCAAAAGCCCGTTGGATCAGCTCTCGAATATCTTGGAACAGAAGTATGATGCACAGCTAAATAGACTCGAGAAACGCTAACCTAACGTTTCATCCATTATGGGCTGATCTCGGTCAATCTagttgccatatttggcCGAGAATCACCACATCACCCTTCCTTATTCAATCAACAGCACCCTTATCCAACAGTACATTGAGCACAACGTAAGTCGAAGAGAATTAACCATACTGCTATGTCTAACGCAATCGTACAGTACCATATCTGAGATTGTGCATTGCACAGTCCAAATTCCCTGTCCCCAATCCTTGACATTCATCAGCGGGAAGCAAGCTTCGTCTAATTCTGGACGTGATCGTAAGCCTAAGGTTAGAACTACTTCTCGCTCATCTCAGTTTGGGATCTTCCCAGGGTGGTCCCCCGATCAACTGATCGAAGTAGTCGGCGACTGAGATCGGCGATTAAGGGGTCGATTCGATTGCAATTCGATCGAGCTTTCCGCGATTCCGATTCGATTGAACCTTCAATCGATTGAGTTGAATCGGGCTGATCGAGAATATAGGAGTGATAGACCTGGCGGCTCGGGAGCCATAGTGCCAAGGGTCCTGTGGCTGTAATTCCCCTGTGCAAAGTGGGTCCTGGAAGAATTGGCCAATAGGAGCCTCTTATTTTAACATGTTGTTAATCGCCGACTTCAGCGATTCAATTCGATTGAAGGTCTAATCGATTGGGCACGACTCGATTGGCGTTGTGCTCCCCGATCGCGATTCGATTGAGTGCTCAATCGATTGAGTTGATCGGGGGACCACCCTGGATCTTCCTCCATCTTGCATGCATTTTCTAGCTTGTTTGTCCACTTGCCGTTAGCCCCAGCATGAATATGCTTCAAGTGTTGTCGAAAATGGTCTGCTCTATAGAATTTCTTGGAGGAGTTGCATTCTCGGAACTTGTGCACTTCCTGGAGATGACGAATTCGATCATCCCAGTCTTGGTCCGTGGCATGTTTCGGTGCAATACCTCCAGTCAATGATTCATTACCGAGACCATTTCCTGACCGAGGAAACTCGACGCCGCAGTAACTGCAAGTGTCTGCCTCTCCAGCATGGCTTGTTGAATCGTGGAATGTCTGGTCATACCCAGACAAGGCAGAACACGACCATGAGTGGCGACGAACATGAAGGGAATTCAGGTGTCGCTCGATTtcattcttgttcttgaaaCGGTTGCCACAGAATGGACATCCATACTGTTTCTCAGCTTCGTGAGTGCTGCATAGCGATATCAGTATTGCTTGGAGAGAGAAATCGACCAGGGAGCCAATACCGCGGGTTTATTGGCTACCATAAGACACATTGCACTTACCTAAGGTCTTCTGCTGTCTCAAActtcttccgcttcttggGGCAGCAACCGCACAAGTAAACTCGCTGAACCTTAGAGCCCCTACTTTTTTGGACCCCTGCTAGCTTCCTCGAGCCtgtgctggagatgttgcGCTCGTATGTTTCCCCCATGACAGAGATGGAAGTTCGAGAGGTAAGGACGACGGAACCAGGTGTCATGTACGGTGAGTTGCAAGATGTTGGAGAGGCGCCGCAAGGTGAGAGAGCACGAAGCGACCGGTTGCCgaatgatgctgctgtcGTAACAGCTGATGGCCCTGTGGACATGGTGGAAATATAAGAGTTAAAGCGAGATATCGCAGCAGAGGACCTGGCCGAAACCGATGAACCCTTTGGCATGACGGTGAGTCGGGGTATCGAAGAATCGAGAGAACTAAGATCACGTTGAGGATCAGTCGAGCCACCATGGATTAAATGATATTCTGCTAGAGGGCTAGCAGCCCCTCGCTCGCGATCAATAGCGGCATAAGCTCCCCCCGGCTGAAACCTCTTTGGTGCCGTGGCTTCGTGAGTCTCCATATCTTCTGCGGCTGCAAACTCGTAGTTACCATGAGTGGATGAGGCATGGCCCGGTATTGTTTTGCCATGAGTGGCCCCTGCGTGAACAAACATAGTCCAAACCGTCCTTTGGCATACGTTGCTCTCCTGGGAAATGTCGAACTAGCGCAGGTCGATGAGAAACATCAGACAAAATGAAAGTTTTTGACATTCTGGAGGGCGTCTCAAATAGTAAGTTGCTATGGATGGGCAGCTTAATAGGTATGCTCAGCCTGAGAGCTCGAGGATCTAGTTGTCGATGTGCTTGATCGATCAGAGTTGATGACGCAACTGATCGTGGCGACTTAACGAATCTGCGAATGGGATCCAACTTATTCTTCATGCTATCGCCATGTAAATCAGCTGCAGTTTGAAAATAGACCTTGTCATGGCGCATGAATTCGGCTGGTCGATAGTCCAGAGAGTCGGTATTAAGGTCGGCTTCAACGATACCGTTGGAGCCGTCTCTTTCGACCAAGTCGTGCACAGGGCTTGTAGCAGCTACAGACCTTTCGGCTGCGGTATAGCTTGCATAACTCTCGTTACCATTGACGCTGCTTCCGGAGTCTGGTCTCTCATCAGGGAGTGATGAACATAAATTGCCGTACCCAACCTGTACGAATGACGCGGAGCGTCCATAATCTCGCAGTTCGTCCATCGATTTTTCGGGGCGAGCAGGAGACGCCAGAAATGGTATATGGCGAGGTGGAGGCTGAGGGACGTCGTCTTTCAAGTCGAGTCCTGGCATAGAGACTGCAGGACTTCCGGAGGATTGCTTGTTGTGGTGAATGCGGTAAAGTCCGGGGGAAGAGGATAAGATGCTCAGTAAACTGGGCCGTGTCTCTCGAAACTGTGGTAGGGAATCCATTGCGGTTTTatcaagttcttgttcttttgtACCTTGACGTTCCGTCATGTATTACAGGATCGTACGGTAGACGGCTTGGCTACCAAGACGTTGGCTGGGAACAGCCGGCAGATAACGCAAACGTTAGCACTTATGGGTGGGAATGCCCGCCAGGTAGGTGTCGTTATGTGAGTCTCGTGTTTGCAGGAGTTGAAGGACAGTTATGACTCAGGTGGCATAAGAAGTTTGTGATGGAATAGCAGTAGGGTATTTGTTGGCTGAAATTCCACACGTAGGCTGTTCTCCGGGTCGTAACTCGGTTTGAAatggaagggaaaaaaaagaaaggaagagaTAATGACAAAGAATAGCGGCAGATTCCATGGTGTAGCATCCTGCCTCCGAGTTACAGTACTCA
Proteins encoded in this window:
- a CDS encoding transposase (similar to Metarhizium robertsii ARSEF 23 XP_007826761.1) — protein: MDSLPQFRETRPSLLSILSSSPGLYRIHHNKQSSGSPAVSMPGLDLKDDVPQPPPRHIPFLASPARPEKSMDELRDYGRSASFVQVGYGNLCSSLPDERPDSGSSVNGNESYASYTAAERSVAATSPVHDLVERDGSNGIVEADLNTDSLDYRPAEFMRHDKVYFQTAADLHGDSMKNKLDPIRRFVKSPRSVASSTLIDQAHRQLDPRALRLSIPIKLPIHSNLLFETPSRMSKTFILSDVSHRPALVRHFPGEQPAEDMETHEATAPKRFQPGGAYAAIDRERGAASPLAEYHLIHGGSTDPQRDLSSLDSSIPRLTVMPKGSSVSARSSAAISRFNSYISTMSTGPSAVTTAASFGNRSLRALSPCGASPTSCNSPYMTPGSVVLTSRTSISVMGETYERNISSTGSRKLAGVQKSRGSKVQRVYLCGCCPKKRKKFETAEDLSTHEAEKQYGCPFCGNRFKNKNEIERHLNSLHAGPLPVQPPQLLPPDDPTDDDYTGATIPQLPPSPLFDTYDGLCAFLRNFHLSNGAAIVKASSSSRRDIGGIIQPSYIVFKCDRGPRRTSQSSGLRKPSSQKLDCPVKVTAKATNSSNKKWTYTVVHGQHNHGQSLDPSAHIVYRRRTVAQRQKERELANENGIRAREMLPKPSSRSLRAGVLVRTLRDEDDRVCAVFWTYDWCRTMWKKFPEVLGLDNTYKTNRFGLHLFQATGWLCDRLDELRIDIGADTPEVIITDKEQALRTALSNTFPGAQQQLCVYHILANVRAKINARWKDTEGDNDGDASVESDNDVNALSAHPSDKPAKQLQPVLDLDVTARGRVQDEAEDGLANPSDDYSREGMFKAFQTVVYAVDHDTFKDSWKSFVETFGRQQRHILRYIQKEYMPWRKQWVKCYIDRYRNFGQRVNSPTETAHADVKSHLVTGTGDLLYLHQALVTMIDKKSRSYRQEAARQIQRQRDQYLKQAWLGKLNLQITYQAIDLIAKQYRFALAALPDQRKPKPLRACTGNFEHQYGLPCSHRILDCLMSGTPLRRSQIAMRWWLEKPLNAEDKLLEIRDPASVRSARGRPRLNADNKKLKVPRYLKIADYTSKPGSDADDTDDDDAETEPAQRSQGRHSARGRGLSRQPSQNAGRGTRRLNASLRRDRSQFELDELQSHASQSSRGNKRRRVRGGAAGRSHAEASQAERSPANQVQTSRESSAESCPFLL